From one Dermacentor andersoni chromosome 1, qqDerAnde1_hic_scaffold, whole genome shotgun sequence genomic stretch:
- the LOC126545863 gene encoding uncharacterized protein — protein sequence MKIYIVLAFMAVAGAAKVQTRTRRAAYELPDGVEFVVGGVQTTFQCERSGYFADVSNNCQLFHICNEIYKEDGSVEMQQYSFFCGNQTMFNQLSLTCAHPEESVPCQNAPDFFYINDNIGRIDTPVHTEDDLQRAAPLVPGFQQQQPFAAASNRHETKVSPQK from the exons ATGAAGATCTACATAGTCCTCG CGTTCATGGCGGTAGCAGGGGCTGCAAAAGTCCAGACGAGG ACCCGCCGTGCGGCGTACGAGCTCCCCGATGGCGTAGAGTTCGTGGTGGGCGGCGTGCAGACGACCTTCCAGTGCGAGAGGAGCGGCTACTTCGCCGACGTCAGCAACAACTGTCAGCTGTTCCACATCTGCAACGAGATCTACAAGGAGGACGGCTCGGTCGAAATGCAGCAGTACAGCTTCTTCTGCGGCAACCAGACCATGTTCAACCAGCTGAGCCTGACGTGCGCCCATCCCGAGGAGTCGGTGCCGTGCCAGAACGCGCCTGACTTCTTTTACATAAACGACAACATCGGTCGCATCGACACGCCGGTCCACACCGAGGACGACCTGCAGCGTGCTGCTCCGCTTGTGCCGGGCTTTCAGCAGCAGCAACCGTTCGCGGCCGCCTCCAACAGGCACGAAACCAAAGTGTCACCTCAGAAGTGA